The genome window TAAGACACTGCTTCAGGGCTGACAGTGGAGCAGGCCTGTCTGTGCCTTGTAGTCTGTGCCTTGTAGTCTGTGCCTTGGAGCTGAGAGCCGAGCATATgcagacagagaggggaagcagCCTTGCAGGGCACCCATGAGATTGGGTGGGTCAGTTTAGGAGCTCAAGGGCTTTAGCCATGAACTCAAAGGGGTTTCATCTGACCATCTGCCATCTGGCCCAGCAGGGACCATCCTGAGGAGATGACCAGTAAAGCAAGGTGCCTGGATGGAGGAGAGTCCTCTCACTGCACACCTTCCAGCAGTCCTAGGTGTCCCGTCAAGGGCCCACACCCTTTCCCTCCACAGCCCAGATGGCCCTGCCTCGTCCCCTTCACTCAGACTAGCAGGGCCAGCATCCTGCCCCGTGGCTGCCAAGCAAAAAAAATCCCTGTTGTTTCCTCAGGGTTGCACAACGGGGAAATAACCTGTGGATGAAAGATAGCCACTGGTGTTCAGTAAGTTTTACTTTCTACTCTTTTAGGAGAAATGACCTGCAGGGACTTTGCCCAGGTGCCATGTCAgcattttcctcccctccccatgtcCCCGGCAGGGAGGGCTCAGTATACATAAATAGCAGTCACCGGTCCCCAGCAGGCAGGGACGGTAGCTCTCCTCCACTGGAATTCAGGTGAGGAACTACTTCAAGAGTGATTGTTTTCCAAAGCTTactctgttttgtcttttccagcaAGCCTGTGAATTCATGGTAAAGTATTATTCTGTGTTGAATTTGCCCTGTACGAGGTCAGGGCTGGCGGAGTACAGTTAGTGCTTTATGATTAATTACAGGCTGCTTTAGGACCCGTTTGGTCTTGACGGCACTCTTCCTCCACCAATGCCACCTTGGTGACATCATAGACAATCTTGGGCTCAGGGCCGATGGGTTCAGAATTGAGGGCCGTGGTTCTGAGTGAGGTTTACCAGGTGCACAACCAGCATCTCTTGAGAACGAGTGCAGATGCACAACCAGGCTCTCTCTGACACACGAATCCTCAAAGGGTTCTTTCCCGTGTCTCCCTGACTCTCCCCTTTCATTCCAGCGCCATGAAGCTCTTCACAGGCCTCGTGTTCTGCTCCTTGGTCCTGGGAGTCAGCAGCCAGGACTGGCTTACATTCCTGGGACAGGCTTATCTCGGTAGAGTCACTGGCGGGAGTGGGATGGGGGTTGGCATTCACGGACACTAGGGTTCACCCTGAGCTCCTTCGGGGCTGAGCTACTGGGTCAGGTATGTGGCCTGATGTAGGAGAATGCGCAGGGGTTTGGGGAGCTTTTCATCAAACAGACTGAAACCACAGCTCCCAGAGAAAGAACTGTCAGCATTACCAGCTGAAAGGTAAGTTTGACTAGAAGACATATAATAAGccttaaaattgcataaaattgTCCTCAGAACAAACTGCACAAAGGATGGTTAAACTATCCATCTtctcctcactccctctctcttgccctctttttccttctccgtCCCTTCCTCCTATTTCCTAATTGGACAGTTCAGAGGGACTGCAGCTTAGCTCTTGCTGGGGCTTCCTACAGTCAGGGACACTGTCCCTGCTTCAGTCTGTTGGCTACTCCTTTTCTAGCCTTTTAACTGACGGAAGAGAACCAGTAGCATCTATTGAGTCTCCTGAGGGAACTCAGCCCTTGAATGCAATTTAGGGACCAAGTCTTCTGATGGGCTAAGGTGTGAGGAGTGTTCCATGACTCTTTCAGTGCTAATGAGACACTACTAGGGAACCAGGGACAGTTCTGGTCACCCATTTTAAGTGCAGAAGAACTTGGTGAGGCAGACATCTTCCCCAGCTTTGAAGCTTAGAGCATGTGAGTATGTTGAGTACGGACTAGCTGCCAGTCATCACATCACAGAGTAGAGTCTGACCCGCTGAGGCCACAGTCTTGCCACATAGACGTGCCCGGGTCCCTCTTCCTAAAACTCGGTGGTCCTCAGTCCATGTGCACACTGGTATCACCAGGAGAGAATATAAAACCTATTGAGGCCCGAGGCCCTCCCAGAGATGCTGAGGTAATTGCGACTGACATGGGGTATGGCATCGGACTTGCAAAAATATCCCCAGGTGATTAGAAAGTGGCGTCAAAGCTGAGAAAGAATAACACTTTTCTAAGGTTTGCTTACACCTCATCAGTCAGGCTAGTTAGAAGCTTCAAGGATGCCATTTATTGACACTAACACTCAGAGGGTCTCAAGTGAGAACCAGGTGCGTTCTGTCTGCAGGACCACATTTCTTAGGCGTCAGGCAGAAGTGCTGTGTGTCAGCACCTTTCCTCTGAATCTTGCTCCCCTCTCACCCCTTGCCCACCAAGTTCCCCGACATTAACATGTGTACCTTCATCCTATAACAGAGGTCTTATTTAGCGGCCAGTTTTTGTGCCTCAGGACATGTGGCAATGTGTGAGGCAATTTTGGTTGTCACGCTGGAGCAGGGGTCACTCAaaatacggcccgtgggccgcatgcagccccctgaggccatttatccggccccccactgcacttccggaaagggcaacctctttcattggtggtcagtgagaggagcatagttcccatgaaatactggtcagttattgatttaaatttactgttctttattttaaatattgtatttgttcctcttttgtttttttactttaaaataagatactgtgcagtgtgcatagggattttttcattgttttttttatactccggccctccaatggtctgagggacagtgaaatggccccctgtgtaaaaagtttggggacccctgtgctggaGGAATATGCTGCTCACACCCTTGTGGGCAGAGATGCGGGCATTCTGGTGAACGTTCCTGCAGTATTCAGGAAGGCCCAGAACAACAGAGAATCACCTGGCCCAAATTTCAAGAGTGTTGATGTTGGACAAATCGTATGTGAATTGACACCTCCCTTCTCTTCTGTAAATATATGTCACAGAGGCCTAAGTGAGGTGGAACCCATAGATAGTGTCACAGGAGTCAGACTACTGTGTACAGCACAGCTGTGTCCCACCTAAATGACTCGGTGCAGACTAGAGTTGAGTCTTATCAACCTCTGGTATCCAGGTGCTGTGTACTACAGGCTGAAAATTGAGTCAGTGGTAGATTTTTCATTCTTGATGCCTCTCTTAAGGGTGTCACAGTTTTCTGGTATTTCACCTGATATCTCCTTGCTATGTTCTTTGCTTCCCAGGGACTAAAGACATGTGGAGAGCCTACTCTGACATGAGAGAGGCCAATTTCAAAAACTCAGACAAATACTTCCACGCCCGGGGGAATTTTGAAGCTGCACAGAGGGGACCCGGGGGCGTCTGGGCTGCGGAAGTGATCAGGTAACAGGGTTCCTGGGGATGCAGGGCGTTGTGCAGAGCTTGGCTGACTTTGGGCATCAGGAGGGCATAAACCCTAGAGAAGGATCTACAGGGGCTGTGGGCTCCTGCTCATGTTCTATGCccaccttctccatccttccacaCCAGCGTGGGGCTTGGGCTGCCTACAGAGCCAGAGTAAGGCTGGTAAAGATGTT of Saccopteryx bilineata isolate mSacBil1 chromosome 1, mSacBil1_pri_phased_curated, whole genome shotgun sequence contains these proteins:
- the LOC136318579 gene encoding serum amyloid A-2 protein-like; protein product: MKLFTGLVFCSLVLGVSSQDWLTFLGQAYLGTKDMWRAYSDMREANFKNSDKYFHARGNFEAAQRGPGGVWAAEVISDFREDVYGRALDLLKHGDSGHGVEDSMADQEANRWGRMGGNPNRYRPPGLPSKY